The following is a genomic window from Amycolatopsis sp. BJA-103.
CCGGCTCCACCGAAGCGCAGGAAGGGTCGCGCAAGTTCCGCGAGGAGTTCGGCATCGGCGCCGAAGAAGGCACCGAACTGCTCTCGCGGATCGTCGCCTCCGGCGAGCCGCTGGTGACCGTGCTGCCGCTCCCGCTGACCGACGTGCTGGCCGCGCTGGCCCGGATGGGCTCGGTCGACGCGCTGGTCGGCGCCGACGCCGCGATCCCCACCGGGGAGCGGTACCCGCGGCCCGAACTGCGCACCGCGTACGTCGCCCCGCGCACCCCGGCGGAGGAACGCGTCGCCGCCGCCTGGTGCGACTGCCTCGGCCTGGAAGAGGTCGGCGTGCACGACCCGTTCTTCGACCTCGGCGGCACTTCGCTGATCGGCCTGGTGCTGATCGGCCGCGTCGCCAAGGAATTCGGCGTCGAGCTCGCCCCGGCGAGCCTGTTCGAGAAACCGACCATCGCCGAATTCGTCACGCTCCTCGGCGAACCCGGCGCACCGCAGGTGGCGGCCGAACCCGCCGAAGACGTCTCCGCCCGCGGCGAACGCCGCCGCGCCCGCACCGCGAAGCTCCGCAAGCGCCCGAGCCGGACCGGAAGGTGAACCACCCCATGACCACGCGAGAACGGGACACCGGCGACGACATCGCGATCGTCGGCATGGCCGGGAACTTTCCCGGCGCGCCCGACATCGGCAAGTTCTGGGCCGATCTGTGCGCCGGCCGCGACGGCATCACCCGGATGAATCGCGCCGAGCTGCTCGCCGCGGGCGTCCCCGCCGAGGTGGCCGACGACCCCGCCTTCGTCCCCGCGGCCGGGTTGCTGCCCGGGATCGACCGCTTCGACGCCGACTTCTTCGGCTACAACCGGACCGACGCCGAACTGCTCGACCCGCAGCATCGGCTGTTCCTCGAATGCGCGTGGCACGCGCTGGAGGACGCGGGTGTCGACCCGGACCGGATCGAGGGCCTGGCCGGCGTGTTCGCGGGCGGCGCCCCGAGCACCTACCTGCTGTCGAATCTGCTGTCCAACGACGTCACCGCGCTGACCGTCGGCCCGGACCAGCTGATCCTGCAGAACGAAAAGGACCTGATCGCGTCCAGGCTCTCGTACGCGCTCGACCTGACCGGCCCGTCGGTCAGCGTGCAGAGCTGTAGTTCGACCGCGCTCGCCGCGGTCGCCCAGGGCTGCTCCAGCCTGCTCACCGGCGAATCCGACCTCGTGGTGTCCGGCTCGGTTTCCGTCGTCGTGCCCCAGGAACCGGGCTACCTCTACCGCGAGGGCAGCCGGTTCGCGCCCGACGGGATCAACCGGATCCTCGACGCGGGTGCCAACGGCAAGGTCCCCGGCAACGGCCTCGGGGTCGTCGTCCTGCGGCGGCTCGAGGACGCGCAGGCCGACGGCGACCGGATCTACGCGGTGATCCGCGGCTGGGCCATCCACCACGAGGGCAACCGCGCACGTCAGGGCTTCAACCTGCCGGGCGTCCCCGGCCAGGCCGCCGTCGTCGCCGAGGCGATGGCCGCCGCCGACGTCGAGCCCGCCGAGATCGACCACATCGAAGTGTCCACTTTGGGCACCCCGTTCGGTGACGTCGCCGAGATTTCGGCACTGCAGAAGATCTTCGACGTCGACGGCGTCGAGCGGATCACGCTCGGCTCGATCGACGCGAACCTCGGGCACATCAACCAGGCGGGCGGGATCGCCCGGCTGATCAAGGCCGCGCTCGCCCTGCACCACGAAAAGCAGCCGCCACCGGTCAACTTCGAGAAGCCGAACCCGCAGCTGGCCCACAGCGGTGACAAGCTGGTGGTGCAGAAGGAACTGACCGACTGGCCGCGCGGCGAGCGCCCGCGGCTGGCCGGGGTCAGCGCGTACGGCTTCGGCGGCACCGACGCCCACGTCGTCATCGAGGAGGCGCCGGAGGACTTCCCGGAGCGCCCCGCCGCCCGGCCGCACCAGCTGCTCGCCTGGTCCGCCCGGACCCCGGAGGCGGCGGACGCGATGACCGGCCGACTCGCCGCGGACCGTCCGGAGTGGACGGACCTGGCCGACGTCGCCTACACGCTGCACAACGGGCGGAAGGCCTTCGGTCACCGTCGGATGACCGTCGTGTCCACTGTGGACGACGCCGCCGACGCGTTCGCGTCCGAGACCCGCGTGGTCGCCGAAGCGGACACGAAGCCGCGGAAGGCGGCGTTCCTGCTCGCCGGGGTCGGCGAGCAGTACCGGGGAATGGCCGGGGGCCTGTACGACAGCGAGCCCGAGTTCAAGGCCGCCGTCGACGAATGCGCCGCGCTGTTCAAGTCCCATCTCGGCGTCGACCCGACGGAGAGCCTGCACGGTGCCCGCGGTGCGGACGGCGGTGACCTGGCCCGGCTGCTGGGCCGCGCGGCCGACAGCGAGGACGCGGCGCCGTCCGTCACCCAGCCCGCCGTGTTCACCCTCGGCTACGCGCTCGGCCGTCTGCTGCGCGCCTGGGGCGTCCAGCCCTCCCTGCTCGCCGGGTACAGCGTCGGCGAGTTCGCCGCAGCCGCGCTCGCGGGCGCCCTGACACTGGAAGAAGCCACCGCACTGGTGGCTACTCGCGCGCGGCTGATCGAAAAGCTGCCGACCGGCGCGATGGCGGCGGTGCCGCTGGGCGCGGACGAACTCACCAAGCTGGTGGGTGACGTGACCGCGTTCGGTGTCGACGTCGCCGCGGTGAACGGGCCGCGGATGATCGTGGTGTCCGGCGCGGGCGACGGCGTCGAGAAGCTGGCCGCCACGCTCGCCGGACACGGCGTCCCGGCCCGGCCGCTGCGCACGACGCACGCCTTCCACTCGCGTGCCCTGCGCCCCGCCGCGGCCGAGCTGACCGCGTGGGCGCGGAAGAACCTCACCCCGCGCGAGCCGGAAGTCCCGTACCTGTCGAACGTCACCGGCGCGCCGATCACCGCGAAACAGCTGAAGGATCCCGGCTACTGGGCGGAGCACATGTGCCGCCCGGTGCGCTTCGCCGCGATGATCGAGCAAATTGCCAGTGCTTCCCCGGATACCGTGTTGCTGGAACTGGGAGCCGGGCAGTCGCTCGGCTCGATGTTCCGCGGTCACCCCGATTTCCCGCAGACCTCGTGGCCGCTGCTGGTACCCACCCTGCCCGGCGAGGCCGACCCCCGCCAGGACACGGCCGTGCTCACCGAAGCGCTCGGCCGGGCCTGGCTTTCCGGGGCGGACATCGACTGGCGGGCCTATCACGACGGCCGTGACCCGCGGAAGACCACGTTGCCCGGTTATCCGTTCCAGCGCGACCGCTACTGGATCGAGCCGACCCAGGCCGCCGCCGACGTCGCACTCGGCGCCCGGTCCGCGCGGCCGGTCTACCTGATCGAAGGCGAACTCGACGTCACCGCCCGGGATCTGGCCGCCCGGCTGGGCGCCGAACTGGGCGCGACCGTCGTGTTCGCCGAGGAACACCCCGGCGGTGCCGAGGCCGTGCGTGCCGCCCACGGCCGGCTGGACGGCGTGCTGGACCTGACCACGAGCAACGCAGCCAAGGAGGAACGATGACCCTCGTCGGAGTCGTCGGCGCCGGTGTGATGGGCACCGGGGTCGCGCAGAATCTCGCCACCAGCGGGCACGAGGCCGTGCTCATCGACGTCGACCCGGGCAAGCTCGCCGACGCGCGCGACCGGATCGAACTCGAATGCCGGATGAGCCGCATGCTCGGCGGGCCGGAGATCGACGCCGCCGCCGTGCTCGGCCGGATCACCTTCGGCACCGAACTCGACCTGCTGGCCGAAGCCGAAGTCGTGATCGAGAACATCACCGAGAACTGGGACCTGAAGTCCCGCCTCTACCCGAAACTCGACGAAGCCTGCAAAGCCGACACGGTGTTCGTCGTCAACACCTCCGCCATCCCGATCACCAAGGTCGCCGCGCTCACCCGGCGGCCGGACAAGGTGATGGGCGTGCACTTCATGAACCCGGTGCCGATGAAGCCGTCGTGCGAGTTCATCCCCGGCTACCACACCAGCGAGTCCACCAAGGACATCGTGCGCGAACTGCTGCTGTCGATGGGGAAGAAGCCGATCCCGGTCAACGACGCCTCCGGGTTCGTCTCCAACCGCGTGCTGATGCTCACCGTCAACGAGGCCGCTTTCCTCGTGCACGAAGGAGTCGCGGACGCGGAGACCGTCGACGAGGTGTTCCGCGGCTGCTTCGGGCATCCGATGGGCCCGCTCGAGACCGCCGACCTGATCGGCGTCGACACGATCCTCTACAGCGTCGAAGTGCTCTACGACGAGTTCAACGACAGCAAGTACCGCCCCTGCCCGCTGCTCAAGCAGATGACCGCCGCCGGACTGCACGGTCGCAAGAGCGGCAAGGGTTTCTACAACTACAGCGGCTGAAGGACGCTTTCGCCGCATCTCACGCGGTGAAGGGCGCTTTCCTCGCGTCGCATGCGGCGAAAGGCCCCTTCAGCTCCCTCTAACGAGAAAGGCATCCACCATGTCGCAGGACGTCCGAGGCGAGATCCGCGCCTTCATCGGGGCGAAGTTCCCCAGTCTGTCGTTCACCGACGAGCAGGACATCTTCGCCTTGGGTTTCGTGAACTCCCTGTTCGCGATGGAGCTGGTCATGTTCATCGAGAAGGCGTTCGCCACGCGGATCCCCAACGAGGACCTGAAGCTGGACAACTTCCGCACCGTCACGCGGATGACCGAGCTGGTCGAGCGGCGCACCGCCGCGGCCGCGCACTGAACGAGGAGCAAACGTGAGGGCGAGGACACGGCCCGAAACCCCCGAAGCCGAGGTGGTCGGGCGTTTCGTCGACGAGGAGGTCGGCCCGCACGCGGACGCGTGGGACCGGGCCGAGAGCATCCCCGGTGACGTGCTGCGGCGGGTGGGGGAGCTGGGACTGTGGGCCCCGTTCCTCCCCTCGGAGGCGGGCGGCGCCGGACTGGACATGGTCACCCTCGGACGGCTGCACGAGGAGGTCGGCCGCGGCTGTTCGTCGCTGCGGAGCCTGCTCACCGTGCACACGATGGTGACCGCGACGGTGCAGCGCTGGGGTGACGACGAACAGCGCGATCGCTGGCTGCCCGTGCTGTCCGAAGGCGCCACCCTCGGCGCGTTCTGCCTGACCGAACCGGACTTCAGCGGAAGCGACTCGACGGCCGCGGGAACCGTGGCCGTCGCCGAGAACGGCGTCTGGACGCTGAAGGGCCGCAAGACCTGGATCACCGGCGGCCAGGTCGCCGGGCTGCTGCTGGTGTTCGCCGGCACGGCGACCGGGATGAGCGCGTTCCTCGTCCCCGCCGACCATCCCGGGGTCACGGTGACCCCGGTCCGGCACATGCTCGGCACCACCGCGAGCATGCTGGCGACCATCGAGTTCGACGACGTCCGGCTCGACCCGTCCGCGCTGGTCGGCCCGCCGGGCTGGGCCGCGGGAACGGTGATGACCGGCGCGCTCGACCTCGGGCGCTACAGCGTGGCGTGCGGCTCGGTCGGCATCATCCGGGCCGCGCTGGCCGCGTCGGCCGCCTACACGTCGGCGCGTTCGGCGGGTGGCGGGCTGTTGCGGGATCTGCCGCAGATCCGCGCCAAGATCAGCGAAATGGTCACCGCGCGCGACGCCGCGCGGCTGCTGTGCGAGAAGGCGGGCAGGCTCAAGGACGCGGGCGACCCGGCGACCATCATGGCGACCTGGGTGGCCAAGTACTTCGCGTCCACCGCCGCGGCCAAGGCGGCTTCGGACGCGGTCCAGATCCACGGCGCGAACGGCTGCGGCCCGGACTATCCGGTGGCCCGGCTCTACCGCGACGCGAAAGTCATGGAAATCATCGAGGGCAGCACCCAGATCCAGGAGCTGACCATCGCGGACGAGGCGTACCGGGAGGTGGCGGGATGAGCGAGGTCTTGGAGAAACCGAAGCGCGGCCGCATCAAATGCGTGGTGTGGGACCTGGACAACACGGTGTGGGACGGCACCCTGCTCGAAGACGGCGAGGTGACCGTGCGCCCCGACGTGGTCGCCGAGATCCGGCGCCTCGACGAGCTGGGCGTGCTGCATTCGGTGGCCAGCCGCAACGACCACGACGCGGCGATGGCGCGGCTGAAGGCGGCCGGGCTCGACGAATACTTCCTGTACCCGCAGATCACCTGGAACCCCAAATCCGGCTCGGTGGAACGGATCGCGAAGGCGCTCAACATCGGCCTCGACGCGATCGCGTTCGTCGACGACCAGCCGTTCGAACTGGCCGAGGTCGCGCACGCGCTGCCGTCGGTCAAGACCGTCGACGTGGCGGAACTGGGGGAGACCCTGGCGTCGGAGGAGTTCCGGCCCAAGTTCGTCACCGACGAGTCGCGGGTGCGGCGCGACCTCTACCGCGCGGCCGCCGTCCGGGAGCAGGTCGAACAGGACCACGAGGGCACCAGCGAGGAGTTTCTGTCCACTTTGGACATGAAGTTCACGATCGCCCGCGCCCAGCGGGAAGACCTGCAGCGGGCCGAGGAACTCACCGTCCGCACCAACCAGCTCAACTCGACCGGCCGGACCTACTCGTACGAGGAACTGGACGAGTTGCGGACCTCGCCCGACCACGTGCTGCTCGTCGCGTCCCTTTCGGACAAGTACGGCGGGTACGGCAAGATCGGCCTGGCGCTGGCCGAACGCGGCGAGGAAGCCTGGCATCTGCGGATGATGCTGATGTCGTGCCGCGTGATGTCGCGCGGGGTCGGCACGGTCCTGCTCAACCACATCATGGGGCTGGCCAAGGAAGACGGCGCGAAACTGCGCGCGGACTTCGTCGAAACCGGGCGCAACCGGGTCATGTACGTGACCTACGCATTCGCTGGTTTCACCGAGATCTCGCGCGATGGTGACCGGCTCGTCCTCGAGTCCGATCTGAGCACGATCCAGCCGCCGCCGTCCTATCTGACGATGGAGCTGCGATGACCGCACCGATCACGGGGCGGTCCTGGCTGCCCGGCGGGATCCCGCCGGGCGCGGTGACCAAGCTGTTCTGTTTCCCGCACGCCGGCGCGAGCGCGGCGGTCTACCGCGACTGGATCCCGGTGGCGGGCGACGAGCTGGTCGTCCTGCCGGTCCAGCTGCCCGGCCGGGCCGAACGCGGCCGCGAGACGCCGCACGAAGACGTCGAAAGTCTTGTCGAGGCGGCGATCGACGGCCTCGGCGACGCGCTGACCGGTGACTTCGCGTTCTTCGGTCACAGCGTCGGAGCCCTGACCGCGTACCTGCTCACCCGGCGGCTCGTCGAGCGCGGGGCCACGTTGCCGAAACACCTGTTCGTGTCGGGAAGGGCCGCGCCGCAGCTGCCCGACACCAGGCTCCAGCTGCGAGCACTGCCCGACGAGCGGCTCGCCACCGAACTGCACGCCCTCGGCGGGCTGCCGGAGGTTCTGCGGCGGGAACGGGAGCTGCTGGCGATGTTCCTGCCGCTGATGCGGGCCGACCTCGCGGTCAACGAGACCTACCGCCACACGCCGGGGGAGCCGCTGCCGGTGCCGCTGACCGTGTTCGGCGGCGATCGCGATCCGCGGGCCGATCTGGACGAACTGGCGGCGTGGCTCGAACTCGCCACCGACGCGACGATGGTCACCTACCCGGGCGGGCACTTCTATCTCGAACAGCGCGTACCGGAGCTCCTGGGTGTGATCCACCGGAAGCTGGGCCGATGACGACGCAGTGGTTCCCGGCCTGGAAGCAGCCTTCGGGCGCGCTGGGCGAACAGCTCCGGCCCTGCCGGGACGCGCACGTGTGGCGGGTCCCCCTCGGCAGGGTGCTCGCCCCCGGCTCGTCCGAGCTGTACGCCCTGCTCGGCGCGCTCTCGGAAGACGAGCTGCGCCGGGCGGCCGCCATCACCGTGGACGAGGAACGGGCCCGGTTCCTGGCCTCGCACGTCGCCCTGCGCGACATCCTCGCCTCCTACACGGGCACCGTTCCGGCCGCGCTGCGGTTCACCCGCGACGGTGACCGTCCGGCGCTGGCCGGTGCGACGGGGATCGAGTTCAGCCTGTCCCGTTCCGGTGACCTGGCGCTGGTCGCGGTCGCCGCCGAGGTCCGGGTCGGCGTGGACGTCGAGGAGGTCCGGGAGGTCGACCACGACGGCCTGGCCGCGCGGACGCTGCGCCCGGAAGAGGCTGCGGCCGTCCGCGAACCCCTGACGTTCTTCCGGTACTGGACCTGCAAGGAGGCCTACCTCAAGGCCGAAGGCACCGGCCTCGCCGGACTGCCGGGCCCCTCCTTCACCCTCACCGGCGGCGACGTCGCACTCGACGACCGTCCTGAGTGGACGATCACGGAACTGGACGCCGGAGCGGGCAACGCGGCCGCGCTGGCGGTCCCGGCGCGCCCGGTCACCGTGCGCGCCTTCGACTGGCTCCCCGGCGGGCCGCGACCGGCCGCGGAGTACCGGAAAGGCGGAGTGAAATGAGCGACCCGAAAGCGGAGCTCGAAGCGTTCATCCAGACCACGGAGTTCAGCTGTCTCGGCGCTCGCGCGGCGCTGAAGAAGGGCTCGATCGTCCACGGCCACTACCCGGCGCTGGGTGACCCGGAGTCGGCGCGCGCCCACTACCGCGACATGCTCGGCTACGCCCGCGACATCCGGCCCACGTTGTCGGACAAGAGCTTCCGCACCTTCGTGTCCACCTTCGAGGAGCCCGGCGGGATCCTCGACGAGGAAGAGCACGAACGCCTGCTGTGGCGCCATCTCCAGCTCATGCACGACATCGACAGCCGCACCTACGGCCTCGACGACGGCGCGACGTCCGACCCCGACGAGCCGAACTTCGGCTTCCACGTCGCCGGGCACTCGTTCTTCGTCGTCGGCATGCACCCGGGCGCGTCGAGGGCGAGCCGCCGGTTCCCCCGGCCGGCGATCGCGTTCAACTCGCTGATGCAGTTCATGCTGCTCGGCGACAAGTTCTTCTCGATGCAGGACGCGATCCGCAAACGCGAGACGACCAACAACGGCTCGGTCAACCCGAGTTTCACCACGTACGAGTACCAGATGCCGTCGCGCCACTTCGCGGGGCGGATGACCGAAGACGACTGGAAGTGCCCGTTCACTTCGCGGCACGAGGCGTCTTCGGTGAAGTACACGTCGGACGTGATGCAGCGCCCCACCGGTTGAGCGGTGGCGCTCTCGTGCATGCGGGTCAGTCCGCCAACCACTCGTACGACAGCTCGTAGCGATCACCGGCCAGAACCATGTCGTTCATCTCCAGCGGCGTGCCTTCGGCGCTGTATGCGACGCGGGTAACGGTGACAACCGGGACACCCTCGGCGACCTGAAAGAGCGACGCTTCGTCCGGCGTCGGCATCCGCGCACCGACGTGCTCAACGAACCGTCCGATCACCTGCCCGGCTTCTTCGAGTCGCGCATACGTGCCGCCGCTTCCGGTATCGACTTCCTCGATCGCGGTGCCACGGGTGATGTCACGCGGTAGACGCGACACCGCGAGTTGGACCACCAGCCCATCGGCACGCATCACCCGGTCCCTCACGGTGACCTCAGTACCTTCGGCGATGGCGAGGTGTTCGGCAACGCGGATATCGGCCTGCTCGAACCGGACTTTGACCGAGGTCGAAGGTGTGAAGCCGCGGGTTGCCGCGTCCGCGAGAAAGGCGCCCTTGTTCTGGGCGCGTGCGGCACGGGACAGGCGAGCACGAGCGATGCGCTGGATCGTGGCCGGCGGCCGGACGAACACGCCGCGTCCGTGCTCGGAGGTGACGAGTCCCTCTGACTTGAGCATGTTGATGGCGTCGCGAACCGTTGGCCGTGACACATCGTAAGCCTCGGTCAGCTCACGCTCGCTCGGCAGTTGATCGCCAGGCGAATACGTGCCTGCCGAGATCTTCCGTCGAAGGTCCGACGCGACCTGCCGGAACGCGGGAACTCCACTTCTGCGATCCACCATGCCCGCATTCTCCCACTTGTAAGCTTGTCTTGACCAGTTGGCAGGCTCGTGAGACCGTAGAACTTGTCAAGACGTGCTTACAAGTTTACGAGGAGTGACAATGGTTGCCGATCAGAGCGTCGGCTAGCCCCTTGCCGCGAAATCCCGCAGGACCAGGACCGACGAGACCGGGGCCGGGCAAGGACCGCCCCAGTTCGCCCACGCGCGACAACCCCGGACCACAACCTCGGCCCATTCAGCCGAAACGACCGCAGCGCTAGGAGAAGCCCGTGCCCAAGAAGTCGAGCCTGCGTCGGCGGGACCGACGCAGCTGCCTCGCCGGAGGCAGGGAAGGAAACGTGGCATCCGGCGAGATGGGGAGTCATCCTCCACGGCGGCCGACCGGTCCGACCCGTCCGGGTGACTACTGCCGATCGAGCCGCTTCCGCCGGACGCGGGAACTTCCAGAGCAAGACGGCGAGGTCTAAAATCGGACCATGCGGTCGACCCGGGAAATGCACAGGCTGACGGCGGTGTTCCTGGCGGGAGATGTCGAAGCCCGTTTCCGCGCCGGGGATCTACGAAGTGCGACGAAAGTGCATAACCGGCGGCTGTATCCGATGCTGACGCGCCTGCTCGAACGCGGCTGGATAGTGGACGGGTGCGACGAGCCCTCACCCGACGAGCCCTCACCTCAGCCCTACTACGTGCTCACCGACATTGGTCGGCGCGAACTGAACAGGCCGTAACAGTCCAGTCGCAGCAAGAGGTTTCCCCTCCCTGGCCGAGCGTTCTCGTGTCAGGCGAGGGCTTCGATGCGGCGCACGGCCGGGCGGCGCAGCAGTGCGGTGCGGGTCGCGCGCGGGATCCGCTGGTAGACCAGCTCCCGCAGAGTCGCCCGGCGGAACGTGTAGCCGGCGTCGTCGTCTTCGCGCCGAAGCACCGCGAGGCTCGCGAGCCGGGACAGCGTTCCTTCGATCTCGGCGGTGTCCCGACCACAGACGGCGGCGACGTCCTCGGCGGTGAACGCGTCCCCGGTGAGGCTGGCCGCCTTCAGCAGGGATTTCTCGGCCGCGGGCAGGTTGTCGAGCTGCGCGGCGAGCGTCCGGCGGACCAGCGGGGGCGTCATCGCCTGGCCCAGCCCCGGAAACGGGGTGGTGCGGCCGTGCACCCCCTGGGCGTACGCGTGCGCGAACCGGGGGTTCCCGCCGATCCTGGCGATCAGTTCCTGCCTGCCGCGGATGAGCCGGGCGGTGCCGGGCAGCAGCTTGTCGAGCAGTTTGCCGACGGCGTCGTCGGAAAGCGGGGCGAGGGTCACCGTCGTCCCGCATCTCTCGCCGTGTTCGGCCTCCAGCAGCCCGGGCCTGGCGGACGCGACGATCAGCACCGGCAGTCCCGCGCAGGCTTCCCCGAGCCGGGCGACAGCGTCGCGGGTCTCGTGGTCGGCGCGGTGCAGGTCGTCGGCCAGCACGACCAGGGGCCCGTAGGCGGTCAGCTCGGTGGCGGCGGCTCGAAGTGCCGAATCCCCGCCTTCGGTGCGCAGCCGCGAGGCGGTCTGGGGGAGCAGTCCCGGAACGACGGCGAACGCTTCGGTGACGTCGGCCCCGGCGTCCAGCACGCGGACGCAGGGTTGCTCGGACAAGGTCTCGGCGAACTCGGCGAGGAGGCGGCTCTTGCCGATCCCGGGCTCGCCGAGCACCGTCACCCGGTGCGGGCGGCCGCCGCGCTCGGCGAAGCCGAGAAGGTGGTTCAGCAGATCGCGGTCGTGGTCACGGCCGACGAAACCGCCGGGGTCGGCGGGCTCGGCCACCGGATGCTGACGGGCCGAAACGGCGTGCCACCAGCCGGGCGAGTCCTCCGAAGCCTCGTGCACCACGGCGGGCTCCGAAGCCTCGCGTACCGCGTCCGACACCCGGATCCGGCCTTCGGGTGCCCGCAGCGCCGAGCGGACACAGCGGTCCAGCACGGGGCCCGCCACCTGTCCGGGACCGGCGGCGGTGAACTCGACGAGGACGTCGCCGCTGTCGACGCCGATCTGACCGGCGATCCCGGCCGTGGCCAGCCGGTCGAGGATCCGCAGCGCGGTCCGGGTCGCGTGGACGGCGTCGTCGTCACCGGTCCGGGGCAGGCCGAACAAGGCGAGCACGACCGGGCCCGAATCGCCGGGCAGATGCGCGCCCGCGGCGAGGGCCTCCTCCTCGACGACGTCCCGCAACCGTGCCTGGATCTCCACGGCCTCCTCGGGATCGTCGTCCGGGGTGGCGGCGAGGGCGACACCGATCGCGACGACCGGCTTCCGCTCGCTTTCGACGGGCTCCGTACGGGGCAGGGCGATCACCGGGGCGGGGGTGAACGGCAGCGGTGCGACCACCGGGGCAGGCTCTTCCGCCGGCTCGGGCCCGGGCCGCGGCGCCGGATCCGGCCGCCGGGTGAGCAGGGTTTCGTCGTGCTGGAGGATCGCGCGTTCCAGCTCACGCAGCTCCTTGCCCGGCTCCAGGCCGAGACCCTCGGCGAGACTCGCCCGCGTCGCCCGGTAGACCTCGAGCGCGTCGACGTGACGGCCGCAGCGGTAGAGCGCGGTCATCAGCTGGGCGTTGAGCCGCTCGCGGTTCGGATTGGCCTCGGCGAGCCCGCGCAGGTCGGCGAGCACTTCGTGGTGATGCCCGCGGTCCAGCTCCAGACCGAAAAGGTCCTCGTGGACGGCGATCCGCTGGTCCTCCAGCGCGACCAGCTCGGGCCACACCACGCCGGTCTCGGTGAGGTCGGCGAGCACCGGGCCCCGCCACAGCGCGAGAGCCTCCCGATAGGCCGAAACGGCCCGCTCGACGTCGCCGCCCGCCTGTGCCGTCCGGCCGTCGGCCGCGAACCGCCGGAACCGGGCGGCGTCGACCTGGTCGCTGTCGACGCGCAGCAGGTAACCGGGCGCGTGGGTGAGCAGCATCGCCTGCTCGGTGGCGCCGGTCCGCTGGGCCAGCGTGGAGCGCAGCCCCGAAACGGCGTTCTGCACCATTTTGCGCGCGGTGGCGGGGATCTCGTCCGCCCAGATCGCCTGCAGCAAGGTGCTGGTGGCGATGACCTCGTTGTGGCG
Proteins encoded in this region:
- a CDS encoding type I polyketide synthase; its protein translation is MTTRERDTGDDIAIVGMAGNFPGAPDIGKFWADLCAGRDGITRMNRAELLAAGVPAEVADDPAFVPAAGLLPGIDRFDADFFGYNRTDAELLDPQHRLFLECAWHALEDAGVDPDRIEGLAGVFAGGAPSTYLLSNLLSNDVTALTVGPDQLILQNEKDLIASRLSYALDLTGPSVSVQSCSSTALAAVAQGCSSLLTGESDLVVSGSVSVVVPQEPGYLYREGSRFAPDGINRILDAGANGKVPGNGLGVVVLRRLEDAQADGDRIYAVIRGWAIHHEGNRARQGFNLPGVPGQAAVVAEAMAAADVEPAEIDHIEVSTLGTPFGDVAEISALQKIFDVDGVERITLGSIDANLGHINQAGGIARLIKAALALHHEKQPPPVNFEKPNPQLAHSGDKLVVQKELTDWPRGERPRLAGVSAYGFGGTDAHVVIEEAPEDFPERPAARPHQLLAWSARTPEAADAMTGRLAADRPEWTDLADVAYTLHNGRKAFGHRRMTVVSTVDDAADAFASETRVVAEADTKPRKAAFLLAGVGEQYRGMAGGLYDSEPEFKAAVDECAALFKSHLGVDPTESLHGARGADGGDLARLLGRAADSEDAAPSVTQPAVFTLGYALGRLLRAWGVQPSLLAGYSVGEFAAAALAGALTLEEATALVATRARLIEKLPTGAMAAVPLGADELTKLVGDVTAFGVDVAAVNGPRMIVVSGAGDGVEKLAATLAGHGVPARPLRTTHAFHSRALRPAAAELTAWARKNLTPREPEVPYLSNVTGAPITAKQLKDPGYWAEHMCRPVRFAAMIEQIASASPDTVLLELGAGQSLGSMFRGHPDFPQTSWPLLVPTLPGEADPRQDTAVLTEALGRAWLSGADIDWRAYHDGRDPRKTTLPGYPFQRDRYWIEPTQAAADVALGARSARPVYLIEGELDVTARDLAARLGAELGATVVFAEEHPGGAEAVRAAHGRLDGVLDLTTSNAAKEER
- a CDS encoding 3-hydroxyacyl-CoA dehydrogenase family protein translates to MTLVGVVGAGVMGTGVAQNLATSGHEAVLIDVDPGKLADARDRIELECRMSRMLGGPEIDAAAVLGRITFGTELDLLAEAEVVIENITENWDLKSRLYPKLDEACKADTVFVVNTSAIPITKVAALTRRPDKVMGVHFMNPVPMKPSCEFIPGYHTSESTKDIVRELLLSMGKKPIPVNDASGFVSNRVLMLTVNEAAFLVHEGVADAETVDEVFRGCFGHPMGPLETADLIGVDTILYSVEVLYDEFNDSKYRPCPLLKQMTAAGLHGRKSGKGFYNYSG
- a CDS encoding acyl carrier protein; amino-acid sequence: MSQDVRGEIRAFIGAKFPSLSFTDEQDIFALGFVNSLFAMELVMFIEKAFATRIPNEDLKLDNFRTVTRMTELVERRTAAAAH
- a CDS encoding acyl-CoA dehydrogenase family protein, with product MRARTRPETPEAEVVGRFVDEEVGPHADAWDRAESIPGDVLRRVGELGLWAPFLPSEAGGAGLDMVTLGRLHEEVGRGCSSLRSLLTVHTMVTATVQRWGDDEQRDRWLPVLSEGATLGAFCLTEPDFSGSDSTAAGTVAVAENGVWTLKGRKTWITGGQVAGLLLVFAGTATGMSAFLVPADHPGVTVTPVRHMLGTTASMLATIEFDDVRLDPSALVGPPGWAAGTVMTGALDLGRYSVACGSVGIIRAALAASAAYTSARSAGGGLLRDLPQIRAKISEMVTARDAARLLCEKAGRLKDAGDPATIMATWVAKYFASTAAAKAASDAVQIHGANGCGPDYPVARLYRDAKVMEIIEGSTQIQELTIADEAYREVAG
- a CDS encoding HAD-IIIC family phosphatase; the encoded protein is MSEVLEKPKRGRIKCVVWDLDNTVWDGTLLEDGEVTVRPDVVAEIRRLDELGVLHSVASRNDHDAAMARLKAAGLDEYFLYPQITWNPKSGSVERIAKALNIGLDAIAFVDDQPFELAEVAHALPSVKTVDVAELGETLASEEFRPKFVTDESRVRRDLYRAAAVREQVEQDHEGTSEEFLSTLDMKFTIARAQREDLQRAEELTVRTNQLNSTGRTYSYEELDELRTSPDHVLLVASLSDKYGGYGKIGLALAERGEEAWHLRMMLMSCRVMSRGVGTVLLNHIMGLAKEDGAKLRADFVETGRNRVMYVTYAFAGFTEISRDGDRLVLESDLSTIQPPPSYLTMELR
- a CDS encoding thioesterase II family protein, with product MTAPITGRSWLPGGIPPGAVTKLFCFPHAGASAAVYRDWIPVAGDELVVLPVQLPGRAERGRETPHEDVESLVEAAIDGLGDALTGDFAFFGHSVGALTAYLLTRRLVERGATLPKHLFVSGRAAPQLPDTRLQLRALPDERLATELHALGGLPEVLRRERELLAMFLPLMRADLAVNETYRHTPGEPLPVPLTVFGGDRDPRADLDELAAWLELATDATMVTYPGGHFYLEQRVPELLGVIHRKLGR
- a CDS encoding 4'-phosphopantetheinyl transferase family protein translates to MTTQWFPAWKQPSGALGEQLRPCRDAHVWRVPLGRVLAPGSSELYALLGALSEDELRRAAAITVDEERARFLASHVALRDILASYTGTVPAALRFTRDGDRPALAGATGIEFSLSRSGDLALVAVAAEVRVGVDVEEVREVDHDGLAARTLRPEEAAAVREPLTFFRYWTCKEAYLKAEGTGLAGLPGPSFTLTGGDVALDDRPEWTITELDAGAGNAAALAVPARPVTVRAFDWLPGGPRPAAEYRKGGVK